The Streptomyces sp. NBC_01689 genome includes a window with the following:
- a CDS encoding response regulator transcription factor, translating into MTTVLIVDDQPLQRFGFRMLLESVPGTEVAGEAAHGAEAVRKAAELRPDVVLMDVRMPGMDGIEATRRIIATGGRSRILVLTTFDLDEYAHAALRAGASGFLLKDARPEELLAGIRAVAAGDAVIAPALTRRLLDTYARHLPHRSTADAETDPRLRALTDREREILVAIGQGWSNGEIAARLVLSESTVKTHVGRVLAKIGARDRIQAVIFAYDLGLARPNSTA; encoded by the coding sequence GTGACCACCGTACTCATCGTGGACGACCAGCCCCTGCAGCGCTTCGGTTTCCGCATGCTGCTGGAGTCGGTCCCCGGCACCGAGGTGGCGGGCGAGGCCGCGCACGGCGCCGAGGCCGTGCGCAAGGCGGCGGAACTCCGCCCCGACGTCGTCCTCATGGACGTACGGATGCCGGGCATGGACGGCATCGAGGCCACCCGCCGGATCATCGCGACGGGCGGCCGCTCACGGATCCTCGTCCTGACGACCTTCGACCTGGACGAGTACGCCCACGCGGCCCTGCGCGCCGGGGCGAGCGGCTTCCTCCTCAAGGACGCCCGGCCGGAGGAGCTCCTCGCGGGCATCCGCGCCGTCGCCGCGGGGGACGCCGTCATCGCCCCGGCCCTGACCCGGCGTCTCCTCGACACCTACGCCCGGCATCTGCCGCACCGGAGCACGGCGGACGCCGAGACCGACCCGAGACTGCGCGCCCTCACCGATCGTGAACGGGAGATCCTGGTGGCCATCGGCCAGGGCTGGAGCAACGGCGAGATCGCCGCGCGTCTCGTCCTGTCGGAGTCCACCGTCAAGACCCACGTCGGCCGGGTCCTCGCGAAGATCGGCGCGCGCGACCGGATCCAGGCCGTCATCTTCGCCTACGACCTGGGGCTCGCCCGCCCCAACAGCACCGCCTGA
- a CDS encoding MFS transporter: MDGVRRGWSQCVLGGAVFAVCMAGTTLPTPLYNLYQQKFGFSELMVTVVYAVYAFGVIGVLLLAGNVSDTVGRRPVLLWGLGFAAAAAVCFLFATGLGRLCAGRLLSGLSAGLFTGAATAYVIDLAPPGRGSRATLVATAANMGGLGCGPLLAGLLAQYAPWPLYLPFAVHLVLVACSVAVLLRLPETVAERRPLRTVRPRRPGLPARVRPVFGPAGIAAFVGFALFGVFTAVGPAFLEQSLGVHSRAVSGLVVALAFFASTVGQLAVGAIGPERSLPVGCAALLAGLALLAGALAWDLLALLVLSAAVGGAGQGVAFRGALSAVAQASPDDQRAAVISLLFLVAYVGISLPVIGAGVLADRIGLEGAGLVFIACMAVLVSVAVLYLFRRPAPARS; the protein is encoded by the coding sequence ATGGACGGTGTTCGCCGCGGGTGGAGCCAGTGTGTGCTCGGCGGGGCGGTGTTCGCGGTGTGCATGGCCGGCACCACGCTGCCCACCCCCCTCTACAACCTGTACCAGCAGAAGTTCGGGTTCTCCGAGCTGATGGTCACGGTCGTGTACGCCGTGTACGCCTTCGGAGTCATCGGTGTGCTGCTGCTGGCGGGCAATGTCTCGGACACCGTGGGCAGGCGGCCGGTGCTGCTGTGGGGCCTGGGTTTCGCGGCGGCGGCCGCCGTCTGCTTCCTGTTCGCCACCGGGCTGGGCCGGCTGTGCGCGGGACGGTTGCTCTCCGGGCTGTCCGCGGGTCTGTTCACCGGCGCCGCCACGGCCTACGTGATCGATCTGGCACCGCCGGGCAGGGGTTCCCGGGCCACCCTCGTGGCGACGGCCGCCAACATGGGCGGGCTGGGCTGCGGTCCGCTGCTCGCCGGACTGCTTGCGCAGTACGCCCCCTGGCCGCTGTATCTGCCCTTCGCCGTCCATCTGGTCCTCGTGGCCTGCTCGGTCGCCGTGCTGCTGCGGCTGCCGGAGACCGTGGCGGAGCGGCGGCCGTTGCGCACGGTACGGCCGCGGCGGCCGGGCCTGCCCGCACGGGTACGGCCGGTCTTCGGACCGGCCGGGATCGCCGCGTTCGTGGGGTTCGCGCTCTTCGGGGTGTTCACGGCGGTGGGCCCGGCGTTCCTCGAACAATCCCTGGGCGTCCACAGCCGCGCCGTGAGCGGACTGGTCGTCGCGCTGGCCTTCTTCGCCTCGACGGTGGGTCAACTGGCCGTCGGTGCCATCGGACCGGAGCGGTCGCTGCCGGTGGGCTGCGCCGCGCTCCTCGCGGGGCTGGCACTGCTCGCGGGGGCGCTCGCGTGGGACCTGCTGGCGCTGCTGGTGCTGAGCGCGGCCGTCGGCGGCGCGGGTCAGGGGGTCGCGTTCCGCGGGGCGCTGTCCGCGGTGGCCCAGGCGTCCCCCGACGACCAGCGCGCGGCGGTCATCTCCCTGCTGTTCCTGGTGGCGTACGTGGGCATCTCGCTGCCGGTGATCGGTGCCGGGGTACTGGCGGACCGGATCGGGCTGGAGGGCGCCGGGCTGGTGTTCATCGCGTGCATGGCCGTGCTGGTCTCGGTGGCGGTCCTCTACCTGTTCCGCAGGCCCGCGCCCGCCAGATCGTAG
- a CDS encoding IclR family transcriptional regulator domain-containing protein — protein MSATGATVGVTVLREGRTLVLDWAAGQDTALAPLLDVASWPWFTAAGKVQAAGRPDPVLDAPASWHREAAAVRERSVAFDRGEVVDGVCCAAVPLLGAGGTAVGALCVLTTVSERLGPLADIAQRAAEAISARLQRRRAAATPPRPSLSRSPALPH, from the coding sequence GTGTCGGCCACCGGGGCGACCGTGGGGGTGACCGTGCTCAGGGAGGGACGGACTCTCGTCCTGGACTGGGCGGCCGGCCAGGACACGGCGCTCGCCCCGCTGCTGGACGTGGCCTCCTGGCCGTGGTTCACGGCGGCCGGCAAGGTCCAGGCCGCCGGGCGTCCGGATCCTGTCCTCGACGCGCCCGCCTCCTGGCACCGTGAGGCCGCGGCCGTCCGGGAACGCAGCGTGGCCTTCGACCGCGGGGAGGTCGTGGACGGGGTCTGCTGCGCGGCGGTGCCGCTGCTGGGCGCGGGAGGGACCGCGGTCGGAGCGCTGTGCGTCCTGACCACGGTCTCCGAGCGCCTGGGGCCGCTCGCGGACATCGCCCAGCGGGCCGCGGAGGCGATCTCGGCCCGGCTGCAGCGGAGGCGGGCCGCGGCGACCCCGCCGCGACCGTCCCTCAGCCGTTCACCGGCCCTGCCGCACTGA
- a CDS encoding SDR family NAD(P)-dependent oxidoreductase — protein sequence MSTRLEGRTALVTGATSNIGQAIAEAFAAEGAHVAVSGRSAERGREVVDGIRARGGRADFVRADLDGSAAASQALAKEATRVLGGRIDVLVNNAGIYPGDTTAATDEKTFDQVYAVNVKAPFFLTAAVAPAMVEAGGGAIINLGSWIARLGIPVGALYSSTKGAVETLTRAWAAEFGPRGVRVNAISPGVVLPPGSGEERASAVMMKGTPAGRMGTPDAIAHAAVYLAADESSFVHGIVLDVDGGRTTAAVIAA from the coding sequence ATGTCGACGCGTCTTGAGGGCAGGACCGCCCTGGTGACCGGAGCGACCAGCAACATCGGGCAGGCGATCGCGGAGGCCTTCGCCGCCGAGGGGGCGCACGTCGCCGTCTCCGGCCGCAGTGCCGAGCGTGGCCGGGAGGTCGTGGACGGCATCCGCGCCCGCGGCGGCCGCGCCGACTTCGTACGGGCCGACCTGGACGGCAGCGCCGCCGCCTCGCAGGCGCTGGCCAAGGAGGCGACGCGGGTGCTCGGCGGCCGGATCGACGTCCTGGTCAACAACGCCGGCATCTACCCGGGCGACACCACGGCCGCCACCGACGAGAAGACCTTCGACCAGGTCTACGCCGTGAACGTGAAGGCCCCCTTCTTCCTGACCGCGGCCGTCGCCCCCGCGATGGTGGAGGCCGGCGGCGGCGCGATCATCAACCTCGGTTCCTGGATCGCCCGCCTGGGCATCCCCGTCGGCGCCCTCTACAGCTCCACCAAGGGAGCCGTCGAGACGCTGACCCGGGCCTGGGCCGCGGAGTTCGGGCCGCGGGGCGTGCGCGTGAACGCGATCTCCCCCGGCGTGGTGCTGCCGCCCGGCTCGGGCGAGGAGCGCGCCTCCGCGGTCATGATGAAGGGCACCCCCGCGGGCCGGATGGGCACGCCCGACGCCATCGCGCACGCGGCCGTGTACCTGGCGGCCGACGAGTCCTCGTTCGTGCACGGCATCGTGCTCGACGTCGACGGCGGCCGCACCACCGCCGCCGTCATCGCCGCCTGA